A single region of the Stenotrophomonas sp. Marseille-Q4652 genome encodes:
- a CDS encoding sensor histidine kinase: protein MSRYLPHWLTPAPDSVVADNIKLGKWAWLDAVHLLWTVWIFITPLFEDGYTLRWLYYTAWSYPLFLLLYAMTLVSSRRVARLYALGMIVLAVVLLRVYPSGLTYFIFGCVMLRTNRATSTLRYLLELLALNAVFAVLAMWIGYPWQVIAWVPVISIIIGLIVNVERSSSEKDAALRLSHEEVRRLAATAERERIGRDLHDLLGHTLSLITLKMELSRKLHGRDDERSQRELAEAEQVARDALAQVRSAVTGFRAVDLAAELASAHLLLESSSVHMRYDPPPPVPAWIEHGLAMVLREAATNIARHAQANEATFSLRVDAREVLLEVVDDGRGGASVHGNGLSGMRERVAALGGTLAIESPRGQGTRVTVRVPISQPQAAPDTPGSTPSADLPAHGAAA from the coding sequence TTGAGTCGCTATCTACCCCACTGGCTGACCCCGGCACCGGATTCGGTGGTGGCCGACAACATCAAGCTCGGCAAGTGGGCGTGGCTGGACGCGGTGCACCTGCTGTGGACGGTGTGGATCTTCATCACCCCGCTGTTCGAAGACGGCTACACCCTGCGCTGGCTGTACTACACCGCGTGGTCGTACCCGCTGTTCCTGCTGCTGTACGCAATGACCCTGGTGTCGTCGCGGCGCGTTGCCCGGCTGTACGCGCTGGGCATGATCGTGCTGGCGGTCGTCCTGCTGCGTGTGTATCCCTCGGGCCTGACCTACTTCATCTTCGGCTGCGTGATGTTGCGCACCAACCGCGCCACCTCCACGCTGCGTTACCTGCTGGAACTGCTCGCGCTCAACGCGGTGTTCGCGGTGCTGGCAATGTGGATCGGCTATCCGTGGCAGGTGATCGCCTGGGTGCCGGTGATCTCGATCATCATCGGCCTGATCGTCAACGTCGAACGCTCCAGCAGCGAGAAGGACGCCGCGCTGCGGCTGTCGCACGAGGAAGTGCGCCGGCTCGCCGCCACCGCCGAACGCGAGCGCATCGGCCGCGACCTGCACGACCTGCTCGGCCACACCCTGTCGCTGATCACCCTGAAGATGGAGCTGTCGCGCAAGCTGCATGGCCGAGACGACGAGCGCTCGCAGCGCGAGCTGGCCGAAGCCGAACAGGTCGCGCGTGACGCCCTGGCCCAGGTGCGCAGCGCGGTCACCGGTTTCCGCGCCGTCGACCTTGCCGCCGAACTCGCCTCGGCCCACCTGTTGCTGGAATCGTCCTCGGTGCACATGCGCTACGACCCGCCGCCGCCGGTGCCGGCGTGGATCGAGCATGGCCTGGCGATGGTGCTGCGCGAGGCGGCGACCAACATCGCCCGCCACGCCCAGGCCAATGAGGCCACCTTCAGCCTGCGCGTCGATGCCAGGGAGGTGCTGCTGGAAGTGGTCGACGACGGCCGCGGCGGTGCCTCGGTACACGGCAACGGGCTGTCGGGCATGCGCGAGCGGGTGGCCGCGCTCGGCGGCACGCTGGCAATTGAATCACCCCGCGGGCAGGGCACGCGCGTGACCGTGCGCGTGCCGATCAGCCAGCCGCAGGCCGCGCCGGACACGCCCGGGTCTACGCCCTCGGCCGACCTGCCGGCGCACGGAGCGGCCGCATGA
- a CDS encoding HAD-IA family hydrolase, translated as MTFQVLAITLDLDDTLWPFAPIGARIDQVLHDWLLEHSPATAAMYPVEKMRELRERSFRDNPQLHHDLSALRRLTLREALEASGADMALLEPAYEAFYAARNQVEFYPDAEQALARIAARVPVAALSNGNADLWRIGIDHHFAFQLGAREHGAAKPAASIFHAACQRLAVEPAHVLHVGDHIEMDVLGAMHAGLRSCWINREAQAWQHDSLRPDLQFDTLTGLADWLDAHASAPAR; from the coding sequence GTGACTTTCCAAGTCCTCGCCATCACCCTCGATCTGGACGACACCCTGTGGCCGTTCGCGCCCATCGGTGCGCGCATCGACCAGGTACTGCACGACTGGCTGCTCGAGCACAGCCCGGCCACCGCGGCGATGTACCCGGTGGAGAAGATGCGCGAACTGCGCGAGCGCTCGTTCCGCGACAACCCGCAGCTGCACCATGACCTGAGCGCGTTGCGCCGGCTGACCCTGCGCGAGGCGCTGGAGGCCAGCGGCGCGGACATGGCCCTGCTGGAGCCGGCCTACGAGGCGTTCTACGCGGCCCGCAACCAGGTGGAGTTCTACCCGGATGCGGAGCAGGCACTGGCGCGCATTGCCGCGCGGGTGCCGGTGGCGGCGCTGAGCAACGGCAACGCCGACCTGTGGCGGATCGGCATCGACCACCATTTCGCCTTCCAGCTGGGCGCACGCGAACACGGCGCGGCCAAGCCGGCGGCCAGCATCTTCCACGCCGCCTGCCAGCGGCTGGCAGTCGAGCCGGCCCATGTGCTGCACGTGGGCGACCACATCGAGATGGACGTGCTCGGTGCGATGCATGCCGGGCTGCGCAGCTGCTGGATCAACCGCGAGGCGCAGGCGTGGCAGCACGACAGCCTGCGTCCCGACCTGCAATTCGACACCCTGACCGGACTGGCCGATTGGCTGGATGCGCACGCATCCGCGCCCGCCCGCTGA
- a CDS encoding efflux RND transporter periplasmic adaptor subunit: MNASAELLKELRIDRKAPPPPAPRRWPWIVAVLVVLLALAVAAWALLARAKPVEVSTAPVVAIGQGSASSSVLDASGYVVARRMATVSAKITGKVREVMIEEGMRVEEGQVMATLDPIDANAQRSLNAAQLAAARSQTEGLHAQLRQAEADATRLQELVDQQLVSRSQYDQAIAARDSLRAQLQTARHNAKVAQDALAIADLGVDNNVVRAPFAGVVTAKAAQPGEIVSPLSAGGGFTRTGIGTIVDMDSLEVEVEVGEAFIGRVQPKMPVEAVLNAYPDWKIPGEVIAIIPTADRGKATVKVRIALKHKDPRIVPEMGVRVSFLETASQQEEQPKGVRAPAAAIVEREGKPVAFAVGREQKVELREVRTGIALGEDRQVLSGLSAGDMVVVDPPATLKDGDKVTEAAAGK; encoded by the coding sequence ATGAATGCATCCGCAGAACTGCTGAAGGAACTCCGCATCGACCGCAAGGCGCCGCCCCCGCCGGCGCCGCGGCGCTGGCCATGGATCGTGGCCGTGCTGGTGGTGCTGCTGGCCCTGGCGGTCGCCGCCTGGGCGCTGCTGGCCCGGGCCAAACCGGTGGAGGTCAGCACCGCGCCGGTGGTCGCGATCGGCCAGGGCAGCGCCAGCAGTTCGGTGCTCGATGCCAGTGGCTACGTGGTGGCGCGGCGCATGGCCACGGTGTCGGCCAAGATCACCGGCAAGGTGCGCGAGGTGATGATCGAGGAAGGCATGCGCGTGGAGGAGGGCCAGGTGATGGCCACGCTCGACCCGATCGACGCCAACGCCCAGCGCAGCCTCAACGCCGCGCAGCTGGCCGCCGCGCGCAGCCAGACCGAAGGCCTGCACGCGCAGCTGCGCCAGGCCGAGGCCGACGCCACCCGCCTGCAGGAACTGGTGGACCAGCAGCTGGTGTCGCGCTCGCAGTACGACCAGGCCATCGCTGCGCGCGACAGCCTGCGCGCGCAGCTGCAGACCGCCCGGCACAACGCGAAGGTCGCGCAGGACGCGCTGGCGATCGCCGACCTGGGCGTGGACAACAACGTGGTGCGCGCGCCGTTTGCCGGCGTGGTCACGGCAAAGGCCGCGCAGCCGGGCGAGATCGTCTCGCCGCTGTCGGCCGGCGGCGGCTTCACCCGCACCGGCATCGGCACCATCGTGGACATGGATTCGCTGGAGGTGGAAGTCGAGGTCGGCGAGGCCTTCATCGGCCGCGTGCAGCCGAAGATGCCGGTCGAGGCGGTGCTCAACGCCTACCCGGACTGGAAGATCCCGGGCGAGGTGATCGCCATCATTCCCACCGCCGACCGCGGCAAGGCCACGGTCAAGGTCCGCATCGCACTGAAGCACAAGGATCCGCGCATCGTCCCGGAGATGGGCGTGCGGGTGAGCTTCCTGGAGACGGCCTCGCAGCAGGAGGAACAGCCCAAGGGCGTGCGCGCCCCGGCCGCGGCCATCGTCGAGCGCGAGGGCAAGCCGGTGGCGTTCGCGGTCGGCCGCGAGCAGAAGGTCGAACTGCGCGAGGTGCGCACCGGCATCGCCCTGGGCGAGGACCGCCAGGTGCTGTCGGGCCTGTCGGCCGGGGACATGGTGGTGGTGGATCCACCGGCCACGTTGAAGGACGGCGACAAGGTCACGGAGGCAGCGGCAGGCAAGTGA
- the rarD gene encoding EamA family transporter RarD: MSADAHALAEQRRGLAITAGTFVLWGVVPVYWHLLREVPSAQIIAHRIIWSTLLVVAWLLFSSGLGWLRAIAAQPRALWMLALSSIAIAFNWGLYIWAVNAGHVIETSLGYFINPLVNVLLGVLVLHERLRRIQWLAVACAALGVAWLTIDAGTPPWIALGLASSFGLYGLLRKLVAVDAVGGLGLESLYLFLPALGFALWSESGHGGGFISGWGWGNDALLILGGVVTAVPLIGFAYGVKRIPLSLVGLLQYIAPTLQLLLGVLFFHEPFDGGRALGFAAIWLGLLLYAGEGMWRLQRRPR, encoded by the coding sequence ATGAGCGCCGACGCCCACGCACTGGCCGAACAACGCCGCGGCCTGGCGATCACTGCCGGCACCTTCGTGCTGTGGGGCGTGGTGCCGGTGTACTGGCACCTGCTCAGGGAGGTGCCGTCGGCGCAGATCATTGCCCACCGCATCATCTGGAGCACCCTGCTGGTGGTGGCCTGGCTGCTGTTCTCCAGCGGCCTGGGCTGGCTGCGCGCCATTGCCGCGCAGCCGCGCGCGCTGTGGATGCTGGCACTGTCCAGCATCGCCATCGCCTTCAACTGGGGCCTGTACATCTGGGCGGTGAACGCCGGCCACGTGATCGAGACCAGCCTGGGCTACTTCATCAATCCGCTGGTCAACGTGCTGCTCGGCGTGCTGGTGCTGCACGAGCGGCTGCGCCGCATCCAGTGGCTGGCGGTGGCATGCGCGGCGCTCGGCGTGGCGTGGCTGACCATCGATGCCGGCACCCCGCCGTGGATTGCGCTGGGCCTGGCCAGCTCGTTCGGCCTGTACGGGCTGCTGCGCAAGCTGGTGGCGGTCGATGCGGTGGGCGGGCTCGGGCTGGAAAGCCTGTACCTGTTCCTGCCGGCGCTTGGCTTTGCGCTGTGGAGCGAGAGCGGCCATGGCGGTGGCTTCATCAGCGGCTGGGGCTGGGGCAACGATGCGCTGCTGATCCTCGGTGGCGTGGTCACCGCGGTGCCACTGATCGGCTTTGCCTACGGGGTCAAGCGCATCCCGCTGTCGCTGGTCGGCCTGCTGCAGTACATCGCCCCGACGTTGCAGCTGCTGCTGGGCGTGCTGTTCTTCCATGAGCCGTTCGATGGCGGCCGCGCGCTGGGCTTTGCCGCGATCTGGCTGGGCCTGCTGCTGTATGCCGGCGAAGGCATGTGGCGGCTGCAGCGCCGCCCGCGTTGA
- a CDS encoding leucyl aminopeptidase family protein, protein MSLPNGFTTDSSKALPLYVLDSEQFGAWAAAQPAAVSAWLQAQGFKAAAGSVALLPGNDGIAGAVLGVGDRGDAYSYAHAPFALPEGSAWQLAGDNTDADLLALGWGLGSYRFDRYRKPARQPAQLVATPSAEVADLIAACCQVRDLVHTPTEDMGPQQLEDAVRALASQHGGSVQVFVGEELLANNFPTIHAVGRASHRAPRLVELRWGKPGAPRLALVGKGVCFDTGGLDLKPADGMRNMKKDMGGAAHAIALASLVMARQLPVQLTLLVAAVENAIGPDAMRPGEVVVTRKGISVEIDNTDAEGRLILCDALAYAAEDQPEAIIDFATLTGAARIALGPDLPALFANDDTLANQWIQAGLETRDPVWRMPLHRPYLRYLRSGVADMANAGSRMAGAVTAALYLERFIPEGQRWAHLDVYAWNDADRPGRPAGGEALALRSAWAMLKARYA, encoded by the coding sequence ATGTCGCTCCCCAATGGCTTCACCACCGACAGCAGCAAGGCCCTGCCCTTGTACGTGCTGGATTCCGAACAGTTTGGCGCCTGGGCCGCCGCCCAGCCGGCCGCGGTCAGCGCCTGGCTCCAGGCGCAGGGCTTCAAGGCCGCCGCCGGCAGCGTGGCCCTGCTGCCGGGCAATGACGGCATCGCCGGTGCGGTGCTGGGCGTGGGCGACCGCGGCGATGCCTACAGCTACGCGCACGCGCCGTTCGCCCTGCCCGAGGGCAGCGCCTGGCAGCTGGCCGGCGACAACACCGACGCCGACCTGCTGGCGCTGGGCTGGGGCCTGGGCAGCTACCGCTTCGACCGCTACCGCAAGCCGGCGCGGCAGCCGGCCCAGCTGGTGGCCACGCCGTCGGCCGAGGTCGCCGACCTGATCGCCGCCTGCTGCCAGGTGCGCGACCTGGTGCACACCCCGACCGAGGACATGGGCCCGCAGCAGCTGGAGGACGCCGTGCGCGCGCTGGCCAGCCAGCATGGCGGCAGCGTGCAGGTGTTCGTCGGCGAGGAGCTGCTGGCCAACAACTTCCCGACCATCCACGCCGTGGGCCGCGCCTCGCACCGTGCACCGCGCCTGGTCGAACTGCGCTGGGGCAAGCCCGGCGCACCCAGGCTGGCCCTGGTCGGCAAGGGCGTGTGCTTTGACACCGGCGGCCTGGACCTGAAGCCGGCCGACGGCATGCGCAACATGAAGAAGGACATGGGTGGCGCCGCCCACGCCATCGCCCTGGCCTCGCTGGTGATGGCGCGGCAGTTGCCGGTGCAGCTGACCCTGCTGGTGGCCGCGGTCGAGAACGCGATCGGTCCGGACGCAATGCGCCCGGGCGAGGTGGTGGTGACCCGCAAGGGCATCAGCGTGGAGATCGACAACACCGACGCCGAGGGCCGGCTGATCCTGTGCGACGCGCTGGCCTACGCGGCCGAGGACCAGCCCGAGGCGATCATCGACTTCGCCACCCTGACCGGCGCGGCGCGCATCGCGCTGGGCCCGGACCTGCCGGCGCTGTTCGCCAACGACGACACCCTGGCCAATCAGTGGATCCAGGCCGGCCTGGAGACCCGCGACCCGGTGTGGCGCATGCCGCTGCACCGCCCGTACCTGCGCTACCTGCGCAGCGGCGTGGCCGACATGGCCAACGCCGGCTCACGCATGGCCGGCGCGGTCACCGCCGCGCTGTACCTGGAGCGCTTCATCCCCGAAGGCCAGCGCTGGGCGCACCTGGACGTGTACGCCTGGAACGACGCCGACCGCCCGGGCCGCCCGGCTGGTGGCGAGGCACTGGCGCTGCGCAGCGCCTGGGCGATGCTCAAGGCGCGCTACGCCTGA
- a CDS encoding ABC transporter permease yields the protein MKIKQWLWNALTVLALVVGLGVWIALPWYAVLGLAALLALWLGLTRSGRLALAAARIGVSSLPQRWGASSVIVVGIAGVVGVLVAMLAMGEGFEATLRQTGSQDTAIILRGGSQAEVNSVISRDQLPLIAALGGIARDAQGRPVVSGELSQVVSLPTRGSGEDANAQFRGVSDAAWLIRPNLRIVQGRRFTPGLRELIVGQGAMGQYGGLELGKPVRLGSDEWTVVGVFASGDAHDSELWTDIDTLGSAFRRTSLQSVSVKLENAQAFEGFRAALAEDPRLKLDVLTTQDYFAKQSEGLTKLIRILGTVIGTIMAIGAVFGALNTMYAAVAGRAREIATMRAIGFRGLPVVTSVMLETMLLALLGGVLGGALAWVIFNGYSVATLGANFSQVVFQFKVTPELLWSGLKWALGIGLVGGLFPALRAARLPITTALREV from the coding sequence ATGAAGATCAAGCAATGGCTGTGGAACGCGCTGACGGTGCTGGCGCTGGTGGTGGGCCTGGGGGTGTGGATCGCCCTGCCCTGGTACGCAGTGCTCGGCCTGGCGGCGCTGCTGGCGCTGTGGCTGGGGCTGACCCGCAGTGGCCGGCTGGCGCTGGCGGCGGCACGCATCGGCGTGTCCAGCCTGCCGCAGCGCTGGGGCGCCTCGTCGGTGATCGTGGTCGGCATTGCCGGCGTGGTCGGCGTGCTGGTGGCGATGCTGGCGATGGGCGAAGGCTTCGAGGCCACGCTGCGCCAGACCGGCAGCCAGGACACGGCGATCATCCTGCGTGGTGGCTCGCAGGCCGAGGTGAACTCGGTGATCAGCCGTGACCAGCTGCCGCTGATCGCCGCGCTGGGCGGGATCGCGCGCGATGCGCAGGGCCGGCCGGTGGTATCGGGGGAACTTTCGCAGGTGGTCAGCCTGCCGACCCGCGGCAGTGGCGAGGATGCCAACGCGCAGTTCCGCGGCGTCAGCGATGCGGCGTGGCTGATCCGGCCGAACCTGCGCATCGTGCAGGGCCGGCGCTTCACTCCCGGGTTGCGCGAGCTGATCGTCGGCCAGGGCGCGATGGGCCAGTACGGTGGGTTGGAGCTGGGCAAGCCGGTGCGGCTGGGCAGCGACGAGTGGACGGTGGTGGGCGTGTTCGCCTCCGGCGATGCGCATGATTCGGAGCTGTGGACCGACATCGACACGCTCGGCTCGGCGTTTCGCCGCACCTCGTTGCAGTCGGTCAGCGTGAAGCTGGAGAACGCGCAGGCGTTTGAGGGTTTCAGGGCCGCGCTGGCCGAGGACCCGCGGCTCAAGCTCGACGTGCTGACCACCCAGGACTACTTCGCCAAACAGTCCGAAGGCCTGACCAAGCTGATCCGGATCCTGGGCACGGTGATCGGCACGATCATGGCCATTGGTGCGGTGTTCGGCGCGCTCAACACCATGTACGCGGCGGTGGCCGGGCGTGCGCGCGAGATCGCGACCATGCGTGCGATCGGCTTCCGCGGCCTGCCGGTGGTGACCTCGGTGATGCTGGAGACGATGCTGCTGGCCCTGCTCGGCGGCGTGCTCGGCGGCGCGCTGGCCTGGGTGATCTTCAACGGCTACAGCGTGGCCACGCTGGGCGCGAACTTCAGCCAGGTGGTGTTCCAGTTCAAGGTCACGCCCGAACTGCTGTGGAGCGGGCTGAAGTGGGCCCTGGGTATCGGCCTGGTCGGCGGGCTGTTCCCGGCCCTGCGCGCGGCGCGGCTGCCGATCACCACCGCGCTGCGCGAGGTCTGA
- a CDS encoding pirin family protein, which translates to MLTLRPAGERGHANHGWLDSWHSFSFAGYQDPAHVHFGPLRVINEDRVAAGGGFDPHPHRDMEIISYVINGALAHRDSLGNQGTIRPGEVQRMSAGTGVVHSEFNAHAGTTHFLQIWIFPQQQGIAPSYEQKAFAEADKRGRLRVVASADGRDGSVTIHQDATLYAGLFDGAESAVLPLAPGRLAYVHVVQGRLEVNGKSLQAGDALKLEGESQVLLDKGETAEVLVFDLPPLG; encoded by the coding sequence ATGCTCACCCTGCGCCCGGCCGGTGAACGCGGCCATGCCAACCACGGCTGGCTCGATTCCTGGCACAGCTTTTCCTTCGCCGGTTACCAGGACCCGGCCCACGTGCACTTCGGCCCGCTGCGGGTGATCAACGAGGACCGCGTGGCCGCCGGTGGCGGCTTTGATCCGCATCCGCACCGCGACATGGAGATCATCAGCTACGTCATCAACGGCGCGCTGGCCCACCGCGATTCGCTCGGCAACCAGGGCACCATCCGCCCCGGCGAAGTGCAGCGCATGAGCGCCGGCACCGGCGTGGTGCATTCGGAATTCAACGCCCACGCCGGCACCACCCACTTCCTGCAGATCTGGATCTTCCCGCAGCAGCAGGGCATCGCCCCGTCGTACGAGCAGAAGGCCTTTGCCGAAGCCGACAAGCGCGGCCGCCTGCGCGTGGTGGCCAGTGCCGATGGCCGCGATGGCTCGGTCACCATCCACCAGGACGCCACGCTGTATGCCGGCCTGTTCGATGGCGCGGAATCGGCCGTGCTGCCGCTGGCGCCGGGGCGGCTGGCCTATGTGCACGTGGTGCAGGGCAGGCTCGAGGTCAACGGCAAGTCACTGCAGGCCGGCGATGCGCTCAAGCTCGAAGGCGAATCCCAGGTGTTGCTGGACAAGGGCGAGACGGCCGAAGTGCTGGTGTTCGACCTGCCGCCGCTGGGCTGA
- a CDS encoding response regulator transcription factor, producing the protein MIRILLAEDQAMVRGALSALLNLEADLDVVGTAADGEAAWRELQRLKPDLLVTDIEMPGLTGLELAQRVQRHGLPVKVVIVTTFARSGFLRRALDAGVSGYLLKDAPAEKLAEALRQVMNGGRAIDPQLALEAWSEADPLNDRERRVLRLAGDGRSANEIAEQLGLSHGTVRNYLSECIGKLGAANRIEAYRIARQKGWL; encoded by the coding sequence ATGATCCGGATCCTGCTGGCCGAGGACCAGGCGATGGTGCGCGGCGCGCTGTCGGCCCTGCTCAACCTGGAAGCCGACCTGGACGTGGTGGGCACCGCCGCCGATGGCGAGGCCGCCTGGCGCGAGCTGCAGCGGCTCAAACCCGACCTGCTGGTCACCGACATCGAGATGCCCGGCCTGACCGGGCTGGAGCTGGCCCAGCGCGTGCAGCGCCACGGCCTGCCGGTGAAGGTGGTGATCGTGACCACGTTCGCGCGCAGCGGCTTCCTGCGCCGTGCACTGGATGCGGGCGTGTCCGGTTACCTGCTCAAGGACGCTCCGGCCGAGAAGCTGGCCGAAGCACTGCGCCAGGTGATGAACGGCGGCCGTGCGATCGACCCGCAACTGGCGCTGGAAGCGTGGTCGGAAGCCGATCCGCTCAACGACCGCGAGCGCCGCGTGCTGCGCCTGGCCGGCGACGGCCGCTCGGCCAACGAGATCGCCGAGCAGCTCGGCCTGTCGCACGGCACCGTGCGCAACTACCTGTCCGAGTGCATCGGCAAGCTGGGCGCGGCCAACCGCATCGAGGCCTACCGCATCGCGCGGCAGAAGGGCTGGCTGTAG
- a CDS encoding ABC transporter permease yields the protein MNAIASTTESAGHGMGASRLAGAYLQEMRAEILRYLRSPGFVLPTVLFPATFYLMFAVVVGMGRGNDGARFLLGTYSTFGVMAPALFGFGVSLALERHNGLLTLKRALPMPPAAYLLAKMVMAMLMALVVVMLLQMLAVFAADVQLSPAQSLRLAVTCTLGALPFCALGLLLGTVVKGEAAPAVVNLVYLPMALLSGLWFPLSIMPPLLRWMAPVWPSHHLNMLAQSAVGFGEPGSPWPHVAWLAVFTVVVTALAARRLRRMG from the coding sequence ATGAACGCCATCGCTTCCACCACCGAATCTGCCGGCCACGGCATGGGCGCCTCGCGCCTGGCCGGCGCCTACCTGCAGGAAATGCGCGCCGAGATCCTGCGCTACCTGCGCAGTCCCGGCTTCGTGCTGCCAACGGTGCTGTTCCCGGCCACCTTCTACCTGATGTTCGCGGTGGTGGTGGGCATGGGCCGTGGCAACGACGGTGCGCGCTTCCTGCTCGGTACCTATTCCACGTTCGGGGTGATGGCCCCGGCCCTGTTCGGGTTCGGCGTGTCGCTGGCGCTGGAACGCCACAACGGTCTGCTTACGCTGAAGCGTGCGCTGCCGATGCCGCCGGCCGCCTACCTGCTGGCCAAGATGGTGATGGCGATGCTGATGGCGCTGGTGGTGGTCATGCTGCTGCAGATGCTGGCGGTGTTCGCGGCCGACGTGCAGCTGTCCCCCGCCCAGTCGCTGCGGCTGGCTGTGACCTGCACGCTGGGCGCACTGCCGTTCTGCGCGCTCGGCCTGCTGCTGGGCACCGTGGTCAAGGGCGAGGCCGCGCCGGCCGTGGTCAACCTGGTGTACCTCCCGATGGCGCTGCTGTCGGGCCTGTGGTTCCCGCTGTCGATCATGCCGCCGCTGCTGCGCTGGATGGCGCCGGTGTGGCCCAGCCACCACCTGAACATGCTGGCCCAGTCGGCGGTCGGCTTCGGCGAGCCCGGCAGCCCGTGGCCGCACGTGGCGTGGCTGGCCGTGTTCACCGTCGTGGTCACCGCGCTGGCTGCCCGTCGCCTGCGGCGCATGGGCTGA
- a CDS encoding ABC transporter ATP-binding protein — MDNDGNILASLRAVHRNHGAVKALDGVDLDLHAGQVLALLGPNGAGKSTTIGLLLGLLRADAGQVRLFGRDPQQLAARRGIGVMLQEAQLQETLSVRELLRLACSYYPSPRPLEECAALAGVQDLLLRRYARLSGGQQRRVQFALAICGRPRLLFLDEPTVGMDIDARRQLWQTIRTLVGEGVSVVLTTHYLEEAEQLADRICVMLRGRVVSDGSVDELRSRVQVRSVRCRSQLDVEQVAAWPGVRSAVRQGQGLQLACDEVEAVVRRLLEADPQLSALEVRPAGLEEAFRDLTHSHAAAEAA; from the coding sequence ATGGACAACGACGGCAACATCCTCGCCAGCCTGCGCGCGGTGCACAGGAACCACGGCGCGGTGAAGGCGCTGGACGGAGTGGACCTGGACCTGCACGCCGGCCAGGTGCTGGCGCTGCTCGGCCCCAACGGCGCCGGCAAGAGCACCACCATCGGCCTGCTGCTGGGCCTGCTGCGCGCCGATGCGGGCCAGGTGCGGCTGTTCGGTCGCGATCCGCAGCAGCTGGCCGCGCGTCGCGGCATCGGCGTGATGCTGCAGGAAGCGCAGCTGCAGGAGACGCTGAGCGTGCGTGAGCTGCTGCGCCTGGCCTGCAGCTACTACCCGTCCCCGCGGCCGCTGGAAGAATGCGCGGCGCTGGCCGGCGTGCAGGACCTGCTGTTGCGCCGTTACGCAAGGCTGTCCGGTGGCCAGCAGCGCCGCGTGCAGTTCGCGCTGGCGATCTGCGGCCGCCCGCGCCTGCTGTTCCTGGACGAACCCACCGTGGGCATGGACATCGATGCGCGTCGCCAGTTGTGGCAGACCATCCGCACGCTGGTTGGCGAGGGCGTGTCGGTGGTGCTGACCACGCATTACCTGGAGGAGGCCGAACAGCTTGCCGACCGCATCTGCGTGATGCTGCGCGGCCGCGTGGTCAGCGATGGCAGCGTCGACGAACTGCGTTCGAGGGTGCAGGTGCGCAGCGTGCGTTGCCGCTCGCAGCTGGATGTCGAACAGGTGGCGGCATGGCCGGGCGTGCGCAGTGCCGTGCGGCAGGGCCAGGGCCTGCAGCTGGCCTGCGACGAGGTCGAAGCGGTGGTGCGGCGCCTGCTCGAGGCCGACCCGCAACTGTCCGCGCTGGAGGTCCGCCCGGCCGGGCTGGAGGAAGCCTTCCGCGATCTCACCCACTCCCACGCTGCTGCCGAGGCCGCCTGA
- the yedA gene encoding drug/metabolite exporter YedA, whose protein sequence is MSSPPAATPPRGGLVVLALFLVYVVWGSTYLAIRFALEGGALPLTMVSGARFIVAGGLMYAVLRWRGVPAPTRAQWKNVAFMGLTLLLLGNGMVVLAERDVSSGLAATAVASVPLWMALFSALRGQRSTRGEWAGIAIGFLGVVWLNAGSSLTATPLGLVLLLIAPLGWAFGSVWSRGRDLPSPFMTAAAQMLCGGVLLVACGLLRGERPHALPSVDGLWAVAYLCVFGSIVAFTAYVWLLHNVRPALAVSYAYVNPVIAVMLGAWIGHERFSVNDMLAMAVILAGVVVLTLARARKA, encoded by the coding sequence ATGTCGTCCCCTCCTGCTGCCACTCCCCCGCGCGGCGGGCTGGTCGTCCTCGCGCTGTTCCTGGTCTACGTGGTCTGGGGGTCGACCTACCTGGCCATCCGTTTCGCGCTGGAAGGCGGCGCACTGCCGCTGACCATGGTCTCCGGCGCGCGCTTCATCGTCGCCGGCGGCCTGATGTACGCCGTGCTGCGATGGCGCGGCGTGCCGGCACCGACCCGGGCGCAGTGGAAGAACGTCGCGTTCATGGGCCTGACCCTGTTGCTGCTCGGCAATGGCATGGTGGTGCTGGCCGAACGTGACGTGTCGTCCGGCCTGGCCGCCACCGCGGTGGCCTCTGTGCCGCTGTGGATGGCGCTGTTCTCGGCGCTGCGCGGCCAGCGCTCCACCCGTGGCGAATGGGCCGGTATCGCGATCGGTTTCCTCGGCGTGGTCTGGCTCAATGCCGGCAGCAGCCTGACCGCCACGCCGCTGGGCCTGGTGCTGCTGCTGATTGCGCCGCTGGGCTGGGCCTTCGGTTCGGTGTGGTCGCGTGGCCGCGACCTGCCCAGCCCGTTCATGACGGCCGCGGCGCAGATGCTGTGCGGCGGCGTGCTGCTGGTGGCCTGCGGCCTGCTGCGTGGCGAACGTCCGCACGCGCTGCCCAGCGTGGATGGGCTGTGGGCCGTGGCCTACCTGTGCGTGTTCGGTTCGATCGTCGCCTTCACCGCCTACGTGTGGCTGCTGCACAACGTGCGACCGGCGCTGGCCGTCAGCTATGCCTACGTCAACCCGGTGATCGCGGTGATGCTGGGCGCGTGGATCGGCCACGAGCGCTTCAGCGTCAACGACATGCTGGCGATGGCGGTGATCCTGGCCGGCGTGGTGGTACTGACCCTGGCACGGGCGCGCAAGGCATGA